Proteins encoded together in one Nocardioides marinisabuli window:
- a CDS encoding TetR/AcrR family transcriptional regulator — translation MPDSDAWLIPGSRREAALERIYAAGSDVLRERGPKTFSLEEVARRAGCSRATVYRFVGNKRSLVDTLVGLAATTVVEQVRTQTRGMQGKQLVIESILAGVQAIRSDRTLAEFVKSPPAFDDTYFTHSEMLNRLAASLMDLGEEHDLGAEWLIRVVLSMITWPVDDPTTERELIERYVGAAF, via the coding sequence ATGCCAGATTCCGACGCATGGCTCATTCCTGGCAGTCGAAGGGAAGCCGCCCTGGAACGCATCTACGCAGCCGGCAGCGACGTCCTGCGCGAGCGCGGTCCCAAGACGTTCAGCTTGGAAGAGGTCGCCCGCAGAGCAGGGTGCTCACGCGCGACCGTCTACCGGTTCGTGGGCAACAAGCGCAGCCTTGTGGACACACTGGTAGGCCTAGCCGCGACTACCGTGGTCGAACAGGTGCGAACGCAGACTCGCGGGATGCAGGGCAAACAACTGGTCATCGAGTCGATCCTTGCCGGAGTCCAAGCGATTCGCAGCGACCGCACCCTGGCTGAGTTCGTCAAGTCACCCCCGGCTTTCGACGACACCTACTTCACCCACTCCGAAATGCTGAACCGTCTCGCTGCGTCTCTGATGGACCTCGGCGAAGAACACGATCTCGGCGCCGAATGGCTCATTCGAGTCGTACTCAGCATGATCACTTGGCCCGTGGACGACCCCACCACCGAGCGAGAACTGATCGAACGCTACGTAGGTGCCGCCTTCTGA
- a CDS encoding cytochrome P450 codes for MTTRTRTDGAPDLFKVVGTAAWLNFEGAARTVIRGRRGWVGAVNTDYDPLDPRTAAQPHAAYRRLHETGRVHYNPRRAMWVLSRLDDVRATLRATDKVTSSQGVTRLRIQAPLVVLTDGEEHARLRKQIQPMFTTGAMASWRAMAEKLASEMVDELVRAPGSDVMTTLATPLPMSLIAHIMGVSDGDFDDFRRWSETTVRIMDANATPLGIRHARDAATGLASLRRYFTEQFDAGRIRESDSALGRLMNHSENGALTGNDLFMIAMLLLVAGNETTTNLLGGMFETFARNPEEYDRVRQDPGLVPMAIEEHLRFSSPIQNLYRYTRADYDIAGVTIPRGSRVLLSFGAANRDPEAFEEPDTYRADRNPRMHVGFGHGAHLCVGAPLARMEAHVVLTELLGRVSRIELSGDPTWSTNSSLRGPTRLPVRLVTT; via the coding sequence ATGACAACCCGCACACGCACAGACGGTGCCCCTGACCTGTTCAAGGTGGTCGGCACTGCAGCATGGCTGAACTTCGAGGGTGCCGCGCGCACCGTGATCCGCGGCCGTCGCGGCTGGGTGGGGGCGGTCAATACCGACTACGATCCCTTGGATCCACGGACGGCGGCCCAGCCGCATGCGGCGTATCGACGCCTTCATGAGACGGGGCGGGTGCACTACAACCCGCGTCGGGCCATGTGGGTCCTCTCGCGCCTCGACGACGTCCGCGCCACACTGAGAGCCACCGACAAGGTGACCAGCAGTCAGGGGGTCACCCGGTTACGGATCCAGGCGCCGCTCGTCGTCCTCACTGACGGCGAGGAGCACGCCCGGCTACGCAAGCAGATACAGCCCATGTTCACCACAGGTGCGATGGCCTCCTGGCGCGCGATGGCGGAGAAGCTGGCCTCCGAGATGGTCGACGAACTCGTGCGTGCTCCCGGCTCGGACGTGATGACGACACTGGCCACTCCGCTACCGATGAGCCTGATCGCTCACATCATGGGTGTCTCCGATGGCGACTTCGACGACTTCCGCCGATGGTCGGAGACGACGGTGCGCATCATGGACGCGAATGCGACGCCGCTGGGCATCCGGCACGCACGAGATGCCGCGACAGGCCTGGCGTCCCTGCGGCGGTACTTCACCGAGCAGTTCGACGCTGGGAGGATTCGGGAGTCTGACTCGGCTCTCGGTCGACTCATGAACCACAGTGAGAACGGTGCTCTCACCGGCAACGACCTGTTCATGATCGCGATGCTGCTCCTCGTGGCTGGTAACGAGACCACGACGAACCTGCTGGGCGGGATGTTCGAGACGTTTGCTCGCAATCCGGAGGAGTACGACCGCGTTCGACAGGATCCTGGTCTGGTCCCGATGGCGATCGAGGAACACCTGCGGTTCTCCAGCCCCATCCAGAATCTGTACCGCTACACGCGCGCTGACTACGACATCGCCGGTGTCACCATCCCGCGAGGGTCCAGGGTGTTGCTGTCCTTCGGTGCTGCGAATCGGGACCCCGAGGCGTTCGAGGAGCCCGACACCTATCGGGCTGACCGCAACCCCAGGATGCACGTCGGGTTCGGGCACGGCGCACACCTGTGCGTCGGAGCACCGCTCGCTCGGATGGAGGCCCATGTCGTGCTCACCGAGCTCCTCGGTCGCGTCTCGAGGATCGAGCTGTCCGGTGACCCGACATGGTCGACCAACAGCTCGTTGCGCGGGCCCACCAGACTCCCCGTTCGACTGGTCACCACGTGA